The genomic DNA AGAGACTTCCATTAGGAGACGCActgaagacaagaaaaaaaaaggaattttacttcaaacatgtgaaaatgtcaaaaatgtctgGTCTTTGCTTCTAGTATTATGAAAAATAGACAGTGGAAGTCAAACTTTAATTGACTATCATTATATTTCATGGATTCAGTTGCATGAACgcaattttgtatatttatgattaGGAGCAATTTTAATGACAAGAAGAtggcattattttattttattttcatttgtcagtgcatgaacatttctgatttattttcaatttattaattatttttttaaacagatttgaaatatctaagcatttttacttttactgcattttcttttggtttttttgctgctaaaatcaaccattaatcaatcaatcagttgttcaaaaatagtcgaattttataaatatatgaatataatAAATGTTGTAAAGTGGGTATTTATGTGTACTTCAAATTTCCCGTAGTTTGTATTTATGCTCAATTAATTAAACTCTGAGTTCATTATGAACTAGAGATGTGGCACAaagattttctcattaaaaagggTCAGagcagttttactttttttgttttattattattttataatatgtttttgagtattttgttTGCTGCAGTCAAAAGCAGTGAAACATTGAAACTACTCACATGTTTTGTTGTCATTCTTAATTAATTATTGATCTGAggttttgcatgttttcccaATACCACAACataaatttcagcttttttatcaATTTCCCAATTATTCTCGATATTaagattcaagatcaactttatttatccccgcagggaaattcaATAAATGGGAGTCTTTACATTGCTGCTTAAACTATGAAGCCACCGGGGGGCcaaagtctgggtctccctgtgctggtccccagcccggataaaatacagggttttTTCAGAAAGGACATCTAATgaaaaatcagtgaaagctcactgtggcgacccctgaggGAATGTGTCAAAAGGTGAACATTAAATGTGAGTGCCGTCAAAGTAAAGCTAAAAAATCTGCCTAAAATATGTCTAAGGAAATGTTTTGTCATTGGGATCTAATAATCACAAAGCACTCTGATGGTCACATCTCCAGACTTCATTCTCAACTTTCATAAcattagtcacatggtttttatttgtctttttactcACTTTCAGGcaataataaatgaaagatgTCTTTGGTGAGCAGGAAACCAGCAGCCCCGTAATTATATGCTCtagaaaagtgtaaataaagaaaatgaatggcaTAGACAACAGCtgaaaatattccttttttatgGTGACTTACTTTGGATAGGTGGGATGAAAAAGAGGAGGAATGAACATTCCCATTGGAAAAAGGACTTCATTACCCAGAAGGAAAGGGGTGAGAGAGAGGCTGAAAGAAAACCCAAAAACATAAATCCAAACCACAATCTAGTATCAATTCACTTCAAGTTGCAGAGCAGGTCCTTACACGTCGACAGGCTCAGATGGAGAAATCAGGAGTTTACTGCGTCTCTTCTGCCACAGTGACAGTAGCTGGATGTAGTTGGAGAAGAAGTTTTTAGAACTGATGTTCACCTGAAAGCAAACAGGATCCAAAATGAGGGGTGGTTCTAAAGCTGTGGCCTTAAATAACACAGCCGAGATAAATCACAGACTGATCAGATCATGACAGCTGTACCTGAGAAAAAAGCAGGTCAAGCTCGTTTTCTCCAGAGGTTCTGTTGGGAGTCCACACTCTTGGAACCAGGGAATTGACCTAAAGAACCCAAAAATGAATTACAGCTTGAACATTGAGGCATCAATACAAAGatcatttgtgttttcaccCTACTTTTTCTGTGATGAGCTGATAATAGTTCTGCTCTGTCACACTGAGATGATGCAGTTTGGatttaaacaccaaaaatagaTCTTCAATCATTTTTTCCGCCTGTTGAACGATGAAAATCTTTAGTGAACGTCAACATAAAACTATTATCGTCATGATTTCTTTTATCACCTCTCGGTGGGCTGTCACAATTTGGAGAAGGTGTGTTAAAACAGAGTCAAATCCTCTTTCAGTAGACAGCATGCAGTGTTTCCAACGAGGACTGTCCTGATTcatcaaaaatacacaataattaaagaacaaacaaacaaaaatacgtttaaaactttgcagtcttcttttgttgttcttgttaaCCTCGTTGTCGTATCCCAGAGCCTCAGAAAAAGCCTTTGTTGTCTCTGAAAACCTTGAGTCCATGGCGGGCATGAGGGTGTGTAGCAGGTTCAGAAGCATGTAGGTGTGAAGGGGACCACTAagtggagccagatgacaggaGAGGATTAAACAGGAATACTCTTGGACATCTGATgcttttaagataaaatatggTACCTATTGCTAAGTTCATGCTTGTTCTGCCATTTGTTAATGATCTGAGACATGTGGACGATGTAGGGTAGATTGTGGAGGACGACATGATCGTCCTTGCTCAGGGACAGAGGGTGGAAAACGGCCTGCAGGCAGCCCAACCAGTCAATGGCTGGAGCCTGTCTCTGAGAGAAGATAGAATAAACGCGGTCACATCATGTGCAAACACATCTACTAGCAATAGAGTATTTTAAAGGAAAGATGTTCGCCTTCACCTGTAGGTCTTCGATGGACATGCGCTGATGGAGTTGTCCTTTCAGCAGGCGATACTGTAGAGGCGAAGCTGCCACAGCCAGCTCAGATGACAAAGAAATGAACATGTAAACATGAATCCTGCTCGTGGTCTCAGGAGATCCCAGTAGGGTCAGGTACTTCTGACACAAAGTCAAGAATGGACGTAGAGTcttgacacaaacacacacaatgttAGTTTTACCAGATGGTGTATTTGTACCATATTTGTGGAATCAGCAGAGATCATCAACCTCAGCTTTAGCTCCGGATTTTTCTATCTTGCTGTTCCATTCGATTGGGATCATCAGGTCTGGCTGATCAATCTGTATGTAAGAAGACACTGCAGTTACGGCAAAAACTTTTCCTCGTTTGAAGGGGTTTACGAGGGGTTTCTAATCCATACTGGCCTGGATGTATCTTCTTTTGGTCGTCCCACTGGTGGATTCGTTCAGGTCTTTACCCACATTGAGGTTGAAGAAAGGAAAAGTGGCGTAGTCCCTCATTAGCAAAGCCAGCGTAGAGTTAAAATCAGTCTTATTCCAAATTCCTGATACGGGCCATCCTCCAAGCTGTATTCGATCAGATCAAAAACAAACTAAGTgttctgaaatatttattatttttcaattatttccaaatttgtgattttct from Oryzias melastigma strain HK-1 linkage group LG16, ASM292280v2, whole genome shotgun sequence includes the following:
- the kel gene encoding kell blood group glycoprotein; its protein translation is MSETSIELMPQLPVLSSQPDSEKVLQPPALFQLPLTSQDPQQLQQQSQLQSELQQQELSETNAEQQAESVCVKQKRLLLLLLGLSFSIAVLGLIFYIHHIFYAERRTHMPPVTPCLSQACQRAAARLSTATDPFTQTCDHFLSKCGSDRLLLTNLGRHRGQGIPGHPQNLKEKSQRPKGEKKVRGLNEERLQSRKTLLLEYLKEILETKENSYSSAVQKTMDFYRSCLDTSSIESAGEEPFLTLIQKLGGWPVSGIWNKTDFNSTLALLMRDYATFPFFNLNVGKDLNESTSGTTKRRYIQIDQPDLMIPIEWNSKIEKSGAKAETLRPFLTLCQKYLTLLGSPETTSRIHVYMFISLSSELAVAASPLQYRLLKGQLHQRMSIEDLQRQAPAIDWLGCLQAVFHPLSLSKDDHVVLHNLPYIVHMSQIINKWQNKHELSNSGPLHTYMLLNLLHTLMPAMDSRFSETTKAFSEALGYDNEDSPRWKHCMLSTERGFDSVLTHLLQIVTAHREAEKMIEDLFLVFKSKLHHLSVTEQNYYQLITEKVNSLVPRVWTPNRTSGENELDLLFSQVNISSKNFFSNYIQLLSLWQKRRSKLLISPSEPVDVLSLTPFLLGNEVLFPMGMFIPPLFHPTYPKAYNYGAAGFLLTKDIFHLLLPEIPSSSNTVKTVAECVGDHYLRTTEKAGRSGASTLSAAQQQELWVQYSALEVALNTYHRIRHSEDTSLLGLSHTHLFLTSFSQVSCDSDPYQEFMPLDPSFLIAVICATSNLCPPMQCSIKDDHISPQPC